CGTTAAACAGCCAAATGCCGTCCGGCGTTGGCGACCACGTCTGTGGCTTGTCGCCCAACCATTGCTCAACACAAGCGATATCGCCTCCCAAGGCATTGGCCTGTTCCACTAACTCCAGTGCGCATACCTGGTCCTGCTGCTTCAATTGCCAATGCCCGGCCAACTGGGCGGAGGTCGGTAATACAAGACTGCTAGCCATCGCGTGGGCTCCTGCCAAAACGAACAACACCTGCGAAGCACAGGCGATCAAATGAGAAAAACGTGGCATATAAAGCTCCATCCTGGAGCGCGGCGCCGAGGCGCCGCGCCGTGCATCAGGCCACGATGTCGCTGACGGCTGCCTGGCCAACGGTGGTGACGAGGAAATCCGCCACGCCGTGCCCGGAGAAGTCCACGGCCAAGGTGCCCAGGTTAGTACCCGAGGCATAGCTCAGCACAGCATCGCCGGCATGGCCGGTGAACGCATTGACGAAGCTCAAGCCCGCCCCCTTGGTGATGCCCGACAGATCGATCTTGTCGGAACCGGAGGTGAAGTCAAAGATCTTGTCCGCGGCCCCTGGCTTGGAATCGGAACTGGCACCGTACACGAAGGTATCGCTACCGGCACCGCCCCACAGTTGGTCCGCACCGCCGCCGCCGTAGATGAGGTCGTTGCCGGCCCCGCCCTTGATGGTGTTGGCGACTTGGTTACCAATGATCAGGTCGTTGCCCGAACCGCCGAATGCGTTCTCGATGGTGACGCCCTTGGCGATCGACACGTTGCCGACCAGGCCGCCAACATCGGAGAACGAGGTGGCAGTGAGGTTGATTTTCTGGTTTTGAGTGAAGCCAGAGAAGTCCAGGGTGTCGTTGCCGCCACCGTCCCATACCGAGAACACCAGCTTGTCGGCGTTGGATGTGGCGCTGAGGAAATCACGCCCGGTGTTGGAGTTGAACCCGTAGGTGGTGTCGCCGGCGCGGGTGTTGAGGTTGGCACCGTAGAGCTTCTGGATCGCGGCGATGTCGTCGATCAGCGGGCCGGAAGCGTAAGCCTCGACGCCACCTTTGCTGAAGTTCTGGTTGGTGTTGCTCTCGCTCCAGTAACTCATGAGGCTATAACCACGCGTGTCCTGTCCATAGGTCGCGTCGTTATAGGTCGGGTTGCCGTTCCCGGCGTTATAGTCGCCAGGGTGAGCCAGGCCCAGGGTGTGGCCGATTTCGTGGGTCAGGGTCTGCCGGCCATAGTTGTTCAGGTCCGGAGTCTTGTTCGGCGTGTAGCTGTTGTTGGTCAGGTACCACGAGGTGCCATCGTAGCCCGCACCGGTGCCGGGCAGGTAAGCGAAGGCCGCGGCGCCGTCCTGGCCGCTGCTGTAGTTGCCGAAGGTCATGTGACCGTCACCGCCGGAAGCCTTTTCGGTAAAGGTCACGTTGGCAACATCCGACCAGGATTGCATGGCCAGTGCGGCCTGTGCTTTCTGCTGGGCGTTGAACTGGCTGAACCCTGAGATGCCATGTTTGTTCATGGTGCTCTGGGTAGCCGAGGTGAGGAAGGTGTAGGTCAGATCGATCTTGCCGTTGCCATCAAAGTCCCGGTACGCGGCGCCATCCCGCAGCAGCTGGGTCGCTGCCTGGTCCACGGTGTAGGACGGTTTGCCATTGACCGTGAGGTTGCCGCCACGGTCATACAAATGGCTGAAGCTATCGATTTGCGAGTAAGCAGTGCTGGCTTGCGCGGCAGATACAATAGCTTTGTCTTTTACTTTTGACATAAACGTACTTCCTTGTTTGCAAGTGCATCAGTCTTTGTTCGATAGGAACCTCGCGGGCGAGGATA
This genomic stretch from Pseudomonas synxantha BG33R harbors:
- a CDS encoding AprI/Inh family metalloprotease inhibitor, whose amino-acid sequence is MPRFSHLIACASQVLFVLAGAHAMASSLVLPTSAQLAGHWQLKQQDQVCALELVEQANALGGDIACVEQWLGDKPQTWSPTPDGIWLFNAEGAGITHLNRQKEGEYQARTKAGQVVELKRIP
- a CDS encoding serralysin family metalloprotease — its product is MSKVKDKAIVSAAQASTAYSQIDSFSHLYDRGGNLTVNGKPSYTVDQAATQLLRDGAAYRDFDGNGKIDLTYTFLTSATQSTMNKHGISGFSQFNAQQKAQAALAMQSWSDVANVTFTEKASGGDGHMTFGNYSSGQDGAAAFAYLPGTGAGYDGTSWYLTNNSYTPNKTPDLNNYGRQTLTHEIGHTLGLAHPGDYNAGNGNPTYNDATYGQDTRGYSLMSYWSESNTNQNFSKGGVEAYASGPLIDDIAAIQKLYGANLNTRAGDTTYGFNSNTGRDFLSATSNADKLVFSVWDGGGNDTLDFSGFTQNQKINLTATSFSDVGGLVGNVSIAKGVTIENAFGGSGNDLIIGNQVANTIKGGAGNDLIYGGGGADQLWGGAGSDTFVYGASSDSKPGAADKIFDFTSGSDKIDLSGITKGAGLSFVNAFTGHAGDAVLSYASGTNLGTLAVDFSGHGVADFLVTTVGQAAVSDIVA